From Myxococcales bacterium, the proteins below share one genomic window:
- the ffh gene encoding signal recognition particle protein — protein sequence MFDAIAKGFRQAKNRLAGLTELTEGNVETALREVRLSLLEADVEIGVVKTFLARVKEKALGEVVRIRAKGQDGETMKVSAGDQFTKICYDELVGFMAPPEGAPITFASKGPTGIMMVGLQGSGKTTTCAKLARMLKKDGKKPLLVAADMQRPAAVEQLTVLGKSIGVPVFNIPGESPVTICTKAIAEAKSKGCDVIVFDTAGRLAIDEALMKELADIKENVSPENIFLVVDAMIGQDAVKVSKGFHDRLGLTGVVLTKLDGDARGGAALSVKEVTGAPVRFVGMGEGTDKFEEFRPEGMASRVLGMGDVVGLMKDFQEVIDEKKAAEDAAKMLSGNFTLGDFLDQIRMIKKMGSLNDIVAKMPGMEQMVPPGVNLDDRELVRIEAMIQSFTTFERNDPYALVREPSRVARIAKGSGQTEQGVQELVQKFLFMKQMMDGMGGMGGLGGLLGKIPGMKGVQMARQMKKMAQGGGGFPGMPGMPGMPGMGGFPGMPGMGGFPGMPGMGGFPGMGNMFGQGAPDESLTKMKPLSTAEKNAKKAARKREKDARKKTRR from the coding sequence ATGTTCGACGCCATCGCCAAAGGGTTTCGCCAAGCCAAAAACCGCCTCGCGGGCCTCACCGAGCTCACCGAGGGCAACGTCGAGACGGCCCTCCGCGAGGTTCGGCTGTCCCTGCTCGAGGCCGACGTCGAGATCGGCGTCGTGAAGACCTTCCTCGCCCGCGTCAAGGAGAAGGCGCTCGGCGAGGTCGTGCGCATCCGCGCCAAGGGCCAGGACGGGGAGACCATGAAGGTCTCGGCCGGCGACCAGTTCACCAAGATTTGTTACGACGAGCTCGTCGGCTTCATGGCGCCCCCCGAGGGCGCGCCGATCACCTTCGCGTCGAAGGGCCCGACCGGCATCATGATGGTCGGCCTCCAGGGCTCCGGCAAGACCACCACGTGCGCCAAGCTCGCGCGCATGCTCAAAAAAGACGGCAAGAAGCCGCTCCTCGTGGCCGCCGACATGCAGCGCCCGGCGGCCGTCGAGCAGCTCACCGTGCTCGGAAAGAGCATCGGCGTCCCGGTGTTCAACATCCCCGGAGAGAGCCCCGTCACGATCTGCACGAAGGCGATCGCCGAGGCGAAATCCAAGGGCTGCGACGTGATCGTGTTCGACACGGCGGGCCGCCTCGCGATCGACGAGGCGCTCATGAAGGAGCTCGCCGACATCAAGGAGAACGTGTCTCCCGAGAACATCTTCCTCGTCGTCGACGCCATGATCGGCCAAGACGCGGTGAAGGTCTCGAAGGGCTTCCACGACCGCCTCGGGCTCACCGGCGTCGTGCTCACGAAGCTCGACGGCGACGCGCGCGGCGGCGCGGCGCTCAGCGTGAAAGAGGTCACGGGCGCGCCGGTGCGCTTCGTCGGTATGGGCGAGGGCACCGACAAGTTCGAGGAGTTCCGCCCCGAGGGCATGGCGAGCCGCGTGCTCGGCATGGGCGACGTCGTCGGCCTCATGAAGGACTTTCAAGAGGTCATCGACGAGAAAAAGGCCGCCGAGGACGCCGCGAAGATGCTCTCGGGCAACTTCACGCTGGGCGATTTCCTCGATCAAATCCGCATGATCAAGAAGATGGGCAGCTTGAACGACATCGTCGCCAAGATGCCCGGCATGGAGCAGATGGTGCCGCCGGGGGTGAACCTCGACGACCGCGAGCTCGTGCGCATCGAGGCCATGATCCAGAGCTTCACGACCTTCGAGCGGAACGACCCGTACGCGCTCGTGCGCGAGCCGTCGCGTGTCGCCCGCATCGCGAAGGGCTCCGGACAGACCGAGCAAGGCGTCCAGGAGCTCGTGCAGAAGTTCCTCTTCATGAAGCAGATGATGGACGGCATGGGCGGTATGGGCGGGCTCGGCGGTCTGCTCGGGAAGATCCCCGGGATGAAGGGCGTCCAGATGGCGCGCCAAATGAAGAAGATGGCCCAAGGCGGCGGCGGCTTCCCCGGGATGCCCGGGATGCCGGGGATGCCTGGCATGGGCGGCTTCCCCGGGATGCCGGGGATGGGCGGCTTCCCCGGGATGCCGGGGATGGGCGGCTTCCCCGGCATGGGCAACATGTTCGGTCAGGGCGCTCCCGACGAGAGCCTCACCAAGATGAAGCCCCTCTCCACGGCCGAGAAGAACGCCAAAAAAGCGGCACGAAAGCGCGAAAAAGACGCCCGCAAGAAGACGCGCCGCTGA
- a CDS encoding carbohydrate-binding family 9-like protein: protein MSTTISKVTKRVRPALLFAAIAALGLAACVGGGKGQSAEDKERLKAFVVESVPDNAKKIDANFENKIHLVGVRAEPENAPPGTEVKLTFYWRCDEPIEPGWALSTHVQHEGFERPDNLDAAGPLREWKEGQQIFGPSRWERGKIYVDEQTYRMPTDLKGPDSLVYLSIWKNDARLRIQSGPTDGQNRVIAAKLKTGLAPQAPEKVQEKGAIPELSVKKLAATEKIVVDGKGDEPAWKVAPSTGAFVNVSSGEPNTGALGGQAKLAWDKENLYVLFEVKDPNVTGGFTDPKDQPKRHTSTGQPMLWNGHTVEMMVDPDGDGDNVNYYELQINPQNKVFKSQFDGYNAPRGGDYGPFGHEDWDPKLKSAVGIQGTLDKADDKDEGYVVEVAIPWAAYTKGAATLPPKSGDTWRVNFYAMQDNGGVAWSAILGQGNFHKSSRFGKVRFVSDEPTGAADAGAGDAGAATDAGAKDGGSGGDAGAKKPVAPKK, encoded by the coding sequence ATGAGCACGACCATCTCTAAAGTGACGAAGCGGGTCCGCCCGGCGCTCCTCTTCGCGGCGATCGCGGCCCTCGGCCTCGCGGCGTGTGTCGGCGGAGGCAAGGGTCAGTCGGCCGAGGACAAAGAGCGCCTCAAGGCCTTCGTCGTCGAGTCGGTCCCCGACAACGCCAAGAAGATCGACGCCAACTTCGAGAACAAAATCCACCTCGTCGGTGTGCGCGCCGAGCCCGAGAACGCGCCCCCGGGCACCGAGGTGAAGCTCACGTTCTACTGGCGCTGCGACGAGCCGATCGAGCCGGGTTGGGCGCTGTCGACCCACGTGCAGCACGAGGGCTTCGAGCGCCCCGACAACCTCGACGCCGCAGGTCCCCTCCGCGAGTGGAAGGAAGGGCAGCAGATCTTCGGGCCGTCGCGCTGGGAGCGCGGCAAGATCTACGTCGACGAGCAGACGTACCGCATGCCCACGGACTTGAAGGGGCCCGACTCGCTCGTCTACCTCTCGATCTGGAAGAACGACGCGCGCCTCCGCATCCAGAGCGGCCCGACCGATGGCCAGAACCGCGTGATCGCGGCCAAGCTGAAGACGGGGCTCGCCCCGCAAGCTCCCGAAAAGGTTCAAGAAAAGGGCGCGATCCCGGAGCTCTCCGTCAAGAAGCTCGCGGCCACCGAGAAGATCGTCGTCGACGGCAAGGGCGACGAGCCGGCGTGGAAGGTGGCGCCGAGCACGGGGGCCTTCGTCAACGTGTCGAGCGGTGAGCCGAACACGGGCGCGCTCGGTGGCCAGGCGAAGCTCGCGTGGGACAAGGAGAACCTCTACGTCCTCTTCGAGGTGAAGGATCCGAACGTGACGGGCGGCTTCACCGATCCGAAGGATCAACCGAAGCGCCACACGTCGACCGGGCAGCCCATGCTCTGGAACGGGCACACCGTCGAGATGATGGTCGACCCCGACGGCGACGGCGACAACGTCAACTACTACGAGCTCCAGATCAACCCGCAGAACAAGGTCTTCAAGAGCCAGTTCGACGGGTACAACGCCCCGCGCGGCGGCGACTACGGCCCGTTCGGCCACGAAGACTGGGACCCGAAGCTGAAGAGCGCGGTCGGAATCCAGGGCACGCTCGACAAGGCCGACGACAAAGACGAAGGCTACGTGGTCGAGGTCGCGATCCCGTGGGCCGCCTACACGAAGGGCGCGGCCACGTTGCCACCCAAGTCGGGCGACACGTGGCGCGTGAACTTCTACGCGATGCAGGACAACGGCGGCGTCGCGTGGTCGGCGATCTTGGGGCAGGGCAACTTCCACAAGTCGTCGCGGTTCGGCAAGGTGCGCTTCGTGTCGGACGAGCCCACGGGCGCGGCGGACGCGGGGGCAGGCGACGCGGGCGCGGCCACGGACGCGGGCGCAAAGGACGGCGGCTCCGGCGGGGACGCGGGCGCGAAGAAGCCCGTCGCACCGAAGAAGTAG
- a CDS encoding LPS biosynthesis protein gives MPSIKFDERGVCNYCAMHDKLAAEYQTGSPAAERRFAEIVSKIRQEGKGKPYDLVVGVSGGADSSYLIHLAKERGLRPLAVHFDNTWNSSIAVENIHNVLKKHDVELNTYVVDNEEYDEIYRAFLRSGTIDLEIPTDLGLATVLNRVAEEVGTRFIFEGHSFQSEGLFPIGWLYMDARYLESVVKRHGYVKLDTYPSLWLKDQLRWMLMRRITKVRPLWYLKYDKPAVKEMLQRDYGWKWYGGHHLENRMASFFHTYFAPRRWAIDARIVGHSAHVRSGLIGREEAAKEIEPPPDCSMDQVFMLMKRWGFDQTQFEDLMTLPFHTYREYDNYKPIFEKYRPFFYLLAKAELIPMSFYVKYTSKDNI, from the coding sequence ATCCCCTCCATCAAGTTCGACGAGCGGGGCGTCTGCAACTACTGCGCGATGCACGACAAGCTCGCCGCCGAGTACCAGACCGGCTCCCCCGCGGCCGAGCGCCGCTTCGCCGAAATCGTCAGTAAAATCAGGCAAGAAGGCAAGGGCAAACCCTACGACCTCGTGGTCGGCGTGAGCGGCGGCGCCGACTCGTCGTACCTCATTCACCTCGCGAAGGAGCGCGGCCTCCGCCCCCTCGCCGTGCACTTCGACAACACGTGGAACTCGAGCATCGCCGTCGAGAACATCCACAACGTCCTGAAGAAGCACGACGTCGAGCTCAACACGTACGTGGTCGACAACGAGGAGTACGACGAGATCTACCGCGCGTTCCTGCGGTCCGGCACGATCGACCTCGAGATCCCGACCGACCTCGGGCTCGCCACGGTCCTGAACCGCGTCGCCGAAGAGGTGGGCACCCGCTTCATCTTCGAGGGTCACTCGTTCCAGAGCGAGGGGCTCTTCCCCATCGGCTGGCTCTACATGGACGCGCGCTACCTCGAGAGCGTCGTGAAGCGGCACGGGTACGTGAAGCTCGACACCTACCCGAGCCTCTGGCTGAAAGACCAGCTCCGCTGGATGCTCATGCGCCGCATCACCAAGGTGCGCCCGCTCTGGTACCTCAAGTACGACAAGCCCGCGGTCAAGGAGATGCTCCAGCGCGACTACGGCTGGAAGTGGTACGGCGGCCACCACCTCGAGAACCGCATGGCGTCGTTCTTCCACACCTATTTCGCGCCTCGCCGGTGGGCGATCGACGCGCGCATCGTGGGCCACTCGGCGCACGTGCGCTCCGGCCTCATCGGCCGCGAAGAGGCCGCGAAGGAGATCGAGCCCCCGCCCGACTGCTCGATGGACCAGGTCTTCATGCTCATGAAGCGCTGGGGCTTCGATCAGACCCAGTTCGAGGACCTCATGACCCTGCCCTTCCACACGTACCGCGAGTACGACAACTACAAGCCGATCTTCGAGAAGTACCGGCCGTTCTTCTACCTGCTCGCGAAGGCGGAGCTCATCCCGATGAGCTTCTATGTAAAGTACACGTCGAAGGACAACATCTGA
- a CDS encoding methyltransferase domain-containing protein, protein MREKLLSILVEPTTYAELRPENLVREGGEIVSGDLVSVLTGKTYPIVRGIPRFVPNSMYAENFGKQWNMFREVQVDSETRTAHSTNRFDNDVGWTSDDVAGKWVLDAGCGAGRFAEVAASRGGDFVGLDISSAVEATKKTLERFSNVDVVQASMLDMPFRPGTFDLAYSIGVLQHTPDPEGACTSVARVTKPKGGKFAMTAYARQPWTKLNTKYLIRPLTKRLPDDLLLGAIKASMPFVFPVADALFRVPVLGDVARFTMPVACYPERTEYSREQRYAESVLDTFDMLAPAYDAPMTWQEVERALKKAGAKEWTFRTKVPINVWGSR, encoded by the coding sequence GTGAGAGAAAAGCTTCTGTCGATCCTCGTCGAGCCGACCACCTACGCCGAGCTCCGCCCGGAGAACCTCGTGCGTGAGGGGGGCGAGATCGTCTCGGGCGACCTCGTGAGCGTGCTCACGGGCAAGACGTACCCCATCGTGCGCGGCATCCCGCGCTTCGTGCCGAACTCGATGTACGCCGAGAACTTCGGCAAGCAGTGGAACATGTTCCGCGAGGTGCAGGTCGACAGCGAGACGCGCACCGCCCATTCGACCAACCGCTTCGACAACGACGTCGGCTGGACGTCGGACGACGTCGCGGGGAAGTGGGTGCTCGACGCCGGCTGCGGGGCCGGGCGCTTCGCCGAGGTCGCCGCCTCGCGCGGGGGCGATTTCGTCGGGCTCGACATCTCGTCGGCCGTCGAGGCCACCAAGAAGACGCTCGAGCGTTTCTCCAACGTCGACGTCGTGCAGGCGAGCATGCTCGACATGCCGTTCCGGCCGGGCACGTTCGACCTCGCCTACAGCATCGGCGTGCTCCAGCACACGCCCGACCCCGAGGGCGCGTGCACCTCCGTCGCCCGCGTCACGAAGCCGAAGGGCGGCAAGTTCGCCATGACCGCCTACGCGCGGCAGCCGTGGACGAAGCTCAACACGAAGTACCTCATTCGCCCGCTCACGAAGCGCCTCCCGGACGACCTCCTCCTCGGCGCCATCAAGGCCTCGATGCCGTTCGTGTTCCCGGTCGCCGACGCCCTCTTCCGGGTGCCCGTCCTCGGGGACGTGGCGCGGTTCACGATGCCGGTCGCGTGTTACCCCGAGCGCACCGAGTACTCGCGCGAGCAGCGCTACGCCGAGAGCGTGCTCGACACGTTCGACATGCTCGCGCCGGCGTACGACGCGCCCATGACCTGGCAAGAGGTCGAGCGCGCCCTCAAGAAGGCCGGGGCCAAAGAGTGGACGTTCCGGACGAAGGTGCCGATCAACGTCTGGGGCTCGCGCTGA
- a CDS encoding nucleotide sugar dehydrogenase, protein MSNLTTKVERKEAKIAVIGLGYVGLPVAACLADAGFKVTGVDLKQERLAKIAAGECPIEGEEPGLAPMITKVVADGRLVVTSDYAKLADVDVVLIDVDTPVEADNRPAYKALRGACEALGAVMKDGVLVIVESTIAPGTVDKVVAPLLEKVSGKKRNEGFFLGHCPERVMPGRLLKNLTELSRVCGGSTPETAKAMVALYRTIVKGDLDEADCVTAELVKTAENTYRDVNIAFANELAMICEASGGKFMRVRELVNKSPGRNVLLSGAGVGGHCITKDPWLLAHGAPELDTKVIAAARARNDGMPSHVLSLVEAALAEHGKKLAGARLAILGFSYLEDSDDTRHAPSEYFIARAKEKGCECVVHDPYVEEHKGDLWKVLEGADCAVLLVAHTAYKGLDLGAVAAKLRTKAFVDARHVFDVGAARAAGLVVRSLGNAAERGNVK, encoded by the coding sequence ATGTCGAACCTCACCACCAAGGTCGAGCGCAAAGAGGCGAAGATCGCCGTCATCGGGCTCGGGTACGTCGGGCTCCCCGTCGCGGCGTGCCTCGCCGACGCGGGCTTCAAGGTCACGGGCGTCGACCTCAAGCAGGAGCGCCTCGCCAAGATCGCCGCGGGCGAGTGCCCGATCGAGGGCGAAGAGCCCGGCCTCGCGCCCATGATCACGAAGGTCGTCGCCGACGGCCGGCTCGTGGTCACCTCGGACTACGCGAAGCTCGCGGACGTGGACGTCGTGCTCATCGACGTCGACACGCCGGTCGAGGCCGACAACCGCCCCGCGTACAAGGCCCTCCGCGGCGCGTGCGAGGCGCTCGGCGCCGTCATGAAGGACGGCGTGCTCGTCATCGTCGAGTCGACGATCGCCCCCGGCACCGTGGACAAGGTCGTCGCCCCGCTGCTCGAGAAGGTCTCCGGAAAGAAGCGCAACGAGGGCTTCTTCCTCGGTCACTGCCCGGAGCGCGTGATGCCCGGGCGGCTCCTCAAGAACCTCACCGAGCTCTCCCGCGTGTGTGGCGGCAGCACGCCCGAGACCGCGAAGGCGATGGTGGCGCTCTACCGCACGATCGTGAAGGGCGACCTCGACGAGGCCGACTGCGTCACCGCCGAGCTCGTCAAGACGGCCGAGAACACCTACCGCGACGTGAACATCGCGTTCGCGAACGAGCTCGCCATGATCTGCGAGGCCTCGGGCGGCAAATTCATGCGCGTCCGTGAGCTCGTGAACAAGTCGCCCGGGCGCAACGTGCTCCTCTCCGGCGCGGGCGTCGGCGGCCACTGCATCACGAAGGACCCGTGGCTCCTCGCGCACGGCGCGCCCGAGCTCGACACGAAGGTCATCGCCGCCGCGCGCGCCCGGAACGACGGCATGCCCTCGCACGTGCTCTCGCTCGTCGAGGCGGCCCTCGCCGAGCACGGCAAGAAGCTCGCCGGCGCGCGCCTCGCGATCCTCGGGTTCTCGTACCTCGAGGACTCGGACGACACGCGGCACGCGCCCTCGGAGTACTTCATCGCTCGCGCGAAGGAGAAGGGCTGCGAGTGCGTCGTGCACGACCCGTACGTCGAGGAGCACAAGGGCGACCTGTGGAAGGTGCTCGAGGGCGCCGACTGCGCGGTCTTGCTCGTCGCGCACACGGCCTACAAGGGCTTGGACCTCGGCGCCGTCGCCGCCAAGCTGCGCACGAAGGCGTTCGTCGACGCCCGTCACGTGTTCGACGTCGGGGCCGCGCGTGCGGCCGGTCTCGTGGTGAGGAGCCTCGGCAACGCGGCCGAGAGAGGGAATGTCAAATGA
- a CDS encoding NAD-dependent epimerase/dehydratase family protein, translated as MSIEGAKIFITGGAGFIGSTLIGRLIEKNEIVAYDNLARDSLKDKTFRDHKNLKLIKGDVMDGEHVRRSMEGSDLVVHCAAIAGIDTVTKSPCTTLRVNMMGSANVLEAAAKLPKVSRVVCFSTSEVFGVHAFRSKESDSTVIGAVGEPRWTYAVGKLAEEHLAIAYHKEHGLPTSVVRPFNVYGPGQVGEGALRNFILRAIKNEPIEVHGDGSQIRAWCFVDDMVDAVLLTMEHPKAVGETFNIGNSRAICTILGLAEQTVRVLGSKSKITLVPRDLADVAMRIPDVRKSRELIGFDAKVDLDEGIRRAAEYYTRLGS; from the coding sequence ATGAGCATCGAGGGAGCGAAGATCTTCATCACGGGCGGCGCGGGCTTCATCGGCTCCACGCTCATCGGGCGCCTCATCGAGAAGAACGAGATCGTGGCGTACGACAACCTCGCCCGTGACTCCCTGAAGGACAAAACCTTTAGGGATCACAAGAACTTGAAGCTCATCAAGGGCGACGTCATGGACGGCGAGCACGTGCGCCGCTCGATGGAGGGCTCGGACCTCGTCGTGCACTGCGCGGCGATCGCGGGCATCGACACCGTGACGAAGAGCCCGTGCACCACGCTCCGCGTGAACATGATGGGCTCGGCGAACGTGCTCGAGGCGGCGGCGAAGCTCCCGAAGGTGTCGCGCGTCGTGTGCTTCTCGACGAGCGAGGTCTTCGGCGTGCACGCCTTCCGGTCGAAGGAGAGCGACTCCACGGTCATCGGCGCGGTGGGCGAGCCGCGCTGGACGTACGCGGTGGGCAAGCTCGCCGAGGAGCACCTCGCGATCGCCTACCACAAGGAGCACGGGCTCCCGACGTCGGTCGTCCGGCCCTTCAACGTGTACGGCCCCGGTCAGGTGGGGGAGGGCGCGCTCCGCAACTTCATCCTGCGCGCCATCAAGAACGAGCCCATCGAGGTCCACGGCGACGGCAGCCAGATCCGCGCGTGGTGCTTCGTCGACGACATGGTCGACGCCGTGCTCCTCACGATGGAGCACCCGAAGGCCGTCGGCGAGACGTTCAACATCGGAAATTCCCGTGCGATCTGCACGATCTTGGGCCTCGCCGAGCAGACCGTGCGCGTGCTCGGCTCGAAGAGCAAGATCACTCTCGTCCCGCGCGATCTGGCCGACGTCGCGATGCGCATCCCCGACGTGAGGAAGTCGCGCGAGCTCATCGGCTTCGACGCGAAGGTCGACCTCGACGAGGGCATCCGCCGCGCGGCCGAGTACTACACGAGGCTCGGATCGTGA